The Brachyhypopomus gauderio isolate BG-103 chromosome 12, BGAUD_0.2, whole genome shotgun sequence genome window below encodes:
- the hnf4b gene encoding hepatic nuclear factor 4, beta: MKISEGVLDGIMADYTVSLDPSYTMLEFDRVLPADTEPLVSAPPPVDTPGLQQLGGTLCAICADKATGKHYGASSCDGCKGFFRRSVRKNHAYTCRFSRQCVVDKDKRNQCRYCRLRKCFRAGMRKEAVQNERDRISCRKEGQGVGTLTIDVLLKAEASVHQYSAVTPPVCDISAKKIARPGDVCESMKQQLLLLVEWAKHIPEFCELPVDDRVALLRAHSAEHLILGVTRRSLPFEDIILLGNDFIIPVIGPEQEMSKVAARVLGELVRPLRELDITDAEFTCLKAIVFFAPDCPGLACSPMVRRLRFQAQVLLDEAACEKRGRFGELLLLLPPLQSVAYHMLEQLQLARLLGEASVDSLLQEMLLGEGVTGRADPQSAAGSSMDVMAYGLPHGPMPRPHPDHASMSHSHPDHASMPRPHPDHTSMSHSHPDHTSMPRPHPDHASIPSFTSVILPVPASTVPRLLRSHAGLQLYPPSPAGGVPGEMSGCLSVPTLHTSL, from the exons ATGAAGATCTCTGAGGGCGTGCTGGATGGGATCATGGCCGATTATACAGTAAGCCTGGATCCCAGCTACACCATGCTGGAGTTTGACAGGGTCCTGCCCGCGGACACAG AACCACTGGTGAGCGCGCCTCCGCCCGTGGACACGCCGGGACTACAGCAGCTCGGTGGGACCCTGTGCGCCATCTGTGCCGACAAGGCCACCGGTAAACACTACGGCGCGTCCAGTTGCGACGGCTGCAAAGGTTTCTTCCGGAGGAGCGTGCGCAAGAACCACGCCTACACTTGCAG ATTTAGCAGGCAGTGCGTGGTGGACAAAGACAAGAGGAACCAGTGTCGATACTGCAGGCTGCGCAAGTGTTTCAGAGCGGGCATGCGCAAAGAAG CTGTACAGAACGAACGTGACAGAATCAGCTGTCGCAAAGAAGGCCAGGGAGTTGGCACCCTCACCATCGACGTCTTACTGAAGGCGGAGGCCAGCGTACATCAG TACTCCGCCGTGACTCCCCCGGTGTGTGACATTAGCGCCAAGAAGATCGCTCGACCAGGCGACGTGTGCGAATCCATGAAGCAACAGCTCCTCCTGCTGGTGGAATGGGCAAAGCACATCCCGGAGTTCTGCGAGTTGCCCGTGGACGACCGG gtGGCCCTGCTGCGAGCTCATTCAGCCGAGCACCTGATCCTAGGGGTGACCCGTCGCTCCCTGCCTTTCGAGGACATCATCTTGCTCG GAAATGACTTCATCATCCCTGTGATCGGCCCCGAGCAGGAGATGTCCAAGGTGGCTGCACGCGTGTTGGGCGAGCTGGTCCGGCCCCTGAGAGAACTGGACATCACGGATGCAGAGTTCACCTGTCTCAAGGCCATCGTGTTCTTTGCCCCAG ACTGTCCGGGACTGGCGTGCTCTCCGATGGTGCGCAGACTGCGCTTCCAGGCCCAGGTGCTGCTGGACGAGGCGGCCTGTGAGAAGAGGGGCCGTTTCGGGGagctcctgctcctcctgcccccccTGCAGAGCGTGGCCTACCACATGCTGGAGCAGCTGCAGCTGGCGCGCCTGCTGGGGGAGGCCAGCGTGGACAGCCTGCTGCAGGAGATGCTGCTGGGGGAGGGAGTGACGGGGAGAGCTGATCCCCAGTCAGCCGCAG GCTCCAGCATGGATGTGATGGCCTATGGTCTGCCTCACGGGCCCATGCCCCGCCCTCATCCTGACCACGCCTCCATGTCCCACTCTCATCCTGACCACGCCTCCATGCCACGCCCTCATCCTGACCACACCTCCATGTCCCACTCTCATCCTGACCACACCTCCATGCCACGCCCTCATCCTGACCACGCCTCCATCCCTAGCTTCACGTCTGTGATACTCCCTGTCCCGGCCT CCACAGTTCCTCGTCTTCTGCGCTCCCATGCTGGACTCCAGCTGTACCCGCCCAGCCCAGCAGGGGGCGTGCCAGGAGAGATGAGCGGCTGCCTTTCCGTGCCCACCCTGCACACGAGCCTCTGA